Proteins encoded together in one Musa acuminata AAA Group cultivar baxijiao chromosome BXJ3-6, Cavendish_Baxijiao_AAA, whole genome shotgun sequence window:
- the LOC135640471 gene encoding uncharacterized protein LOC135640471, with product MVSSSLRSLSEMDHSILPTSAPTPPSVSNAATAVSPPSSPSFLLRVSVFLVLAAFSLWANFEASKGFEIAVINAASDTHAARRFHLLFVSNGRAARLVLSSSDFVERVLYPDDSFPRKPVGRVTLYMAALDLNETVLVSRGRRPGEFVVRMSQAVMGESDVQVSVASAVQRGMARVWLWDGRGRAPRSLLDAMVDYLTVSTGLVSPRMRRNDDSAALNAAPCWVEQDRLCVARMNRAMQKEWNESKLEDACGLPSESCARSSYSSFETV from the coding sequence ATGGTTTCTTCTTCGCTTCGGTCATTGTCCGAGATGGATCATTCTATCCTTCCCACCTCGGCTCCGACACCTCCCTCCGTCTCCAACGCCGCCACTGCTGTATCCCCGCCCTCGTCTCCCAGCTTCCTCCTGCGGGTCTCCGTCTTCCTTGTCCTCGCTGCCTTCTCGCTGTGGGCAAATTTTGAAGCTTCCAAGGGCTTCGAGATTGCCGTCATCAACGCCGCCTCCGACACACATGCGGCCCGGCGCTTCCATCTCCTGTTCGTCTCCAACGGCCGCGCCGCCAGACTAGTCCTCAGCTCGAGCGATTTCGTTGAGCGCGTCCTCTATCCGGATGATTCGTTCCCTAGGAAGCCAGTGGGGCGGGTAACGCTTTACATGGCCGCCTTAGACCTCAACGAAACCGTCCTGGTCAGCCGTGGCCGCCGCCCAGGCGAGTTCGTAGTTCGGATGAGCCAAGCCGTCATGGGGGAGTCCGACGTGCAGGTGTCGGTGGCCTCCGCGGTGCAACGGGGCATGGCCCGCGTGTGGCTCTGGGACGGGCGAGGCCGGGCGCCGAGATCGCTTCTGGATGCCATGGTAGACTACCTCACCGTCTCAACCGGTCTGGTGTCGCCACGGATGAGGCGGAACGACGACAGTGCCGCACTCAACGCTGCTCCGTGCTGGGTGGAGCAGGATCGGTTGTGTGTAGCACGCATGAACCGAGCCATGCAGAAGGAATGGAACGAAAGCAAGCTAGAGGATGCCTGCGGCCTTCCTTCTGAAAGCTGTGCTCGGTCTTCCTACTCCTCATTTGAGACAGTATGA
- the LOC135640832 gene encoding protein MEI2-like 5 encodes MDDVDPQDVGIMLPDDEAALLSGALDCLDLSESPGQVLVALEDCDLFCGGGKMELDSDPKESITVGSYLGNVNHQYTLASGVGTVSVAHPHCEHPSRTLFVRNVDNNVEDSELRSLFEKFGEIRSLYTACKPKGFVMISYYDIRAAQSARRALQNMPLRRRNLDIHYSIPKDNPSNQETNQGNLVVFNLRPSLSTEDIAQMFGAYGEIKEIWETPHKRHHKFIEFYDVRAAEVALRSLHNTEIAGMRLKIEPSSHGGTRRYSMQQLSRESEQDESVVPGDLSIANSSPGSWLQLGIPNDIPYCQQDTWRNDDITLESFAKSAANPTGLSGYRDKISSSSSSSPLQGGGSQRSHSFPYLGCAQGEMTSISGNLTSFGPPTPNTSGVRNQSVSRYPCGTSTSYMGNVQSSSWQPGATGGSFMADGHGRERSSRYSNQHGSFMGSPHHQHGYLIPVTQDTSFVMNMTPSGGSSLANMKNQGITVSGNVPSHGFGAAPFYNAPYSGRANNDQYQLDLDKITKGEDTRTTIMIKNIPNKYTSKMILAEIDATHKGTYDFFYLPIDFMKMCNVGYAFINMLSPAHILTFYQAFSGKKWEKFNSEKIISLAFARIQGRAALLAHFQDSSLMAEAKIWHPIFLDPEGAEAGDQELLPQAGHKESVWMRREKNTSSGGSFEE; translated from the exons ATGGATGATGTTGACCCTCAAGATGTTGGGATCATGTTACCTGATGATGAAGCAGCGCTTTTGTCCGGCGCACTGGATTGTCTTGACCTTAGTGAGTCGCCTGGACAAGTGCTTGTTGCGTTGGAAGACTGTGATCTTTTCTGCGGTGGAGGGAAAATGGAATTGGATTCTGATCCTAAGGAGAGCATTACAGTTGGTAGCTATTTAGGTAATGTAAACCATCAGTACACTCTTGCCAGTGGTGTTGGGACTGTTTCGGTGGCACACCCGCATTGCGAGCATCCTTCGAGAACTTTATTTGTGCGAAACGTCGACAATAATGTCGAAGACTCTGAACTGCGGTCGCTCTTTGAG AAATTTGGAGAAATTCGAAGTCTTTATACTGCATGCAAACCGAAGGGATTTGTGATGATATCTTACTATGATATACGAGCTGCTCAATCTGCCAGGCGTGCATTACAGAACATGCCCTTAAGGCGAAGGAATCTCGACATACATTATTCGATTCCGAAG GATAACCCATCGAACCAAGAGACGAACCAAGGAAATCTTGTGGTGTTCAATTTAAGACCTTCACTTTCTACTGAAGACATTGCGCAAATGTTCGGGGCGTACGGTGAAATCAAAGAG ATATGGGAGACTCCTCACAAACGGCACCACAAATTTATCGAGTTCTATGATGTCagagcagcagaagttgcgcttcGATCATTGCACAACACTGAGATAGCCGGCATGCGATTAAAGATAGAACCCAGCAGCCATGGTGGAACTCGTAGGTA CTCGATGCAACAGCTGAGTCGTGAGTCTGAACAAGACGAGAGCGTAGTTCCTGGGGACCTGTCCATTGCCAATTCGTCTCCAG GTTCATGGCTACAACTCGGTATCCCGAATGACATTCCATATTGTCAGCAAGATACATGGAGAAATGATGACATTACACTAGAAAGTTTTGCCAAGTCCGCTGCGAACCCTACTGGATTATCGGGTTATCGTGACAAGATAagctccagcagcagcagcagtcctTTACAGGGAGGTGGATCTCAACGATCTCATTCCTTCCCATATCTTGGTTGTGCTCAGGGAGAGATGACTTCAATCTCAGGAAATTTAACTTCTTTTGGTCCTCCGACTCCAAACACATCTGGTGTTCGAAATCAAAGTGTCTCACGGTATCCCTGCGGTACTTCGACTTCTTACATGGGTAATGTGCAGTCTTCTTCTTGGCAGCCTGGAGCTACAGGAGGCTCGTTCATGGCGGATGGACACGGACGAGAACGGAGCTCTCGCTACTCAAACCAGCATGGCTCGTTCATGGGGTCACCACACCATCAGCATGGATATTTAATCCCCGTGACACAAGACACTTCCTTCGTGATGAACATGACTCCTTCCGGTGGCAGTTCACTTGCGAACATGAAGAACCAAGGCATTACTGTATCAGGGAATGTGCCTTCTCATGGATTTGGAGCTGCGCCCTTTTACAATGCTCCTTATTCTGGCCGAGCAAACAACGACCAGTATCAGCTTGACTTGGATAAAATCACCAAGGGGGAAGACACTCGAACAACGATAATGATAAAGAACATTCCGAACAA GTACACCTCCAAGATGATTTTAGCTGAAATAGACGCAACTCACAAAGGCACCTATGACTTTTTCTACCTGCCAATTGATTTTATG aaaatgtgcAACGTGGGTTATGCATTCATTAACATGCTGTCTCCTGCGCACATATTAACCTTTTACCAG GCATTCAGTGGGAAGAAGTGGGAGAAGTTCAACAGTGAGAAGATTATCTCTCTGGCATTTGCACGAATCCAGGGTAGAGCAGCACTTCTTGCCCACTTCCAGGACTCGAGCTTGATGGCTGAAGCTAAGATATGGCACCCTATCTTTTTGGATCCTGAGGGAGCAGAGGCTGGTGATCAG GAACTCCTACCGCAAGCAGGACACAAGGAATCAGTTTGGATGAGAAGAGAGAAGAACACCTCATCTGGAGGTAGCTTTGAAGAGTAG